One stretch of Arachis duranensis cultivar V14167 chromosome 1, aradu.V14167.gnm2.J7QH, whole genome shotgun sequence DNA includes these proteins:
- the LOC107465633 gene encoding uncharacterized protein LOC107465633, protein MTPPQRYHLGAHGPRLRCHSPRKGNTEIDIYTLGKRKSHDRKKRGKEKEKEKQEEELVLEKRKKKTHRKRENGFGREKHSRILQEEGRVEEAPNAHQSVPPRPPWLRYRRCRLRHLPRRRADLQSRRRSFFPLSLSLPLHRFFLSLISLQVMVEGGWEEVTTMALAPFLMSINKLLSST, encoded by the exons ATGACACCGCCACAGCGTTACCATCTGGGAGCCCACGGTCCCCGGCTCCGTTGTCACTCTCCACGGAAG GGAAATACCGAAATAGACATATATACTCTCGG gaaaaggaaaagccATGAccgaaaaaaaagaggaaaggaaaaggaaaaggaaaagcaAGAGGAGGAGTTGGTgttggagaagaggaagaagaagacgcATAGGAAGAGAGAGAATGGGTTCGGCAGGGAAAAACACAGCAGAATTCTTCAGGAGGAGGGACGAGTGGAGGAAGCACCCAATGCTCACCAATCAGTTCCGCCACGCCCTCCCTGGCTTCGGTATCGCCGTTGTCGCCTTCGGCATCTACCTCGTCGGCGAGCAGATCTTCAGTCGCGCCGGCGCTCCTTCTTCccactctcactctcactccCACTCCACCGCTTCTTCCTCTCACTGATATCTCTTCAG GTGATGGTGGAAGGAGGCTGGGAAGAAGTAACAACTATGGCACTTGCCCCTTTTTTAATGTCCATTAATAAGCTTTTAAGTTCAACTTAA
- the LOC107466950 gene encoding CBL-interacting serine/threonine-protein kinase 20-like isoform X1: MEDRGGTILMKRYEVGRMLGQGNFAKVYHARNLKTGQSVAIKVLNKDMVMKFGMAEQIKREISVMRLVRHPNIVHLYEVMASKTKIYFVMEYVKGGELFDKVSLGRLKEDLARKYFQQLMDAIDLCHSRGVYHRDLKPENLLLDENGNLKVTDFGLSALTESRKSDGLLHTTCGTPAYVAPEVIRKKGYDGAKADIWSCGVILYVLLAGYLPFRDKNLIEMYRKIAKADFKCPQWFPVDAKRLLYRILDPNPITRVTIPRIMESRWFQKGYEHNALSHLPPLSPRWGGDDCSSDVEAAFAFTYSSSSSFSYSGEDDEEVVVPMKLYRFNAFDIIALSSGFDLSGLFEKDNSQKQHAMFITRMPPAVIASKLEEIGQMDNSFKVMRNNGVVRLEKRNTKGTSQLSIDTEIFQVTDSFHVVEINKVLGDSLEYTTFLEHHLKPFLDEIVLAWQGCHNHQ; the protein is encoded by the coding sequence ATGGAGGACAGAGGAGGAACCATTCTGATGAAAAGGTATGAGGTGGGGCGTATGCTTGGGCAAGGAAACTTTGCAAAAGTTTACCATGCAAGGAACCTCAAGACCGGGCAGAGTGTTGCCATCAAAGTCCTTAACAAGGATATGGTGATGAAGTTTGGCATGGCTGAGCAAATCAAGCGTGAAATCTCGGTGATGCGGCTCGTGAGGCACCCCAACATTGTGCATCTCTACGAGGTGATGGCAAGCAAGACCAAGATATACTTTGTGATGGAATATGTCAAAGGTGGTGAGCTTTTTGACAAGGTGTCCCTAGGGAGGTTGAAAGAAGACCTGGCCAGAAAATATTTCCAGCAATTGATGGATGCCATTGATCTTTGCCACAGCAGAGGAGTGTATCACCGCGACCTCAAGCCGGAGAACCTTCTCTTGGACGAAAATGGGAACCTCAAGGTCACAGACTTCGGCTTGAGCGCCTTGACGGAGAGCAGAAAGAGTGACGGCCTTCTTCACACAACTTGTGGAACTCCGGCCTATGTGGCTCCAGAGGTGATTAGGAAGAAAGGCTACGACGGAGCCAAGGCAGATATTTGGTCTTGTGGCGTGATTCTTTATGTTCTGTTGGCTGGATATCTTCCTTTCCGGGATAAGAATCTCATTGAAATGTATAGAAAGATTGCCAAAGCAGATTTCAAGTGCCCTCAATGGTTCCCTGTTGATGCTAAAAGGCTTCTCTACAGGATTCTTGATCCTAATCCAATAACCAGAGTTACTATTCCCAGAATCATGGAGAGTAGATGGTTCCAAAAGGGGTATGAGCACAATGCATTATCCCATCTCCCACCTTTGTCCCCAAGATGGGGTGGTGATGACTGTAGCTCCGATGTTGAGGCTGCATTTGCATTTACctactcctcctcctcctccttctcctacTCAGGAGAAGACGATGAAGAAGTAGTAGTTCCCATGAAGCTGTATCGCTTCAATGCGTTTGATATCATAGCACTTTCCTCAGGGTTTGATCTCTCTGGCTTGTTTGAGAAAGATAACAGTCAGAAACAACATGCAATGTTTATAACAAGAATGCCACCGGCAGTGATTGCATCAAAGCTGGAGGAGATAGGACAGATGGATAATAGTTTCAAGGTGATGAGGAATAATGGAGTTGTTAGGTTggaaaaaagaaatacaaagGGAACCAGCCAACTCAGCATAGATACAGAGATTTTTCAAGTTACAGATTCCTTCCATGTTGTTGAGATCAACAAGGTACTTGGGGACTCATTGGAATACACCACATTCTTGGAGCACCATCTTAAGCCTTTCCTTGATGAAATTGTTTTGGCTTGGCAAGGATGTCACAACCACCAATAa
- the LOC107466927 gene encoding F-box/kelch-repeat protein At3g06240 yields MEKKKQRSRGCRGAELGLATVHILDLPIHLLSEIIARLPASSVIRCASVCTSFRALVSDPSFRSLYVSRAPTSFLLLSHNRRLLCLHSWGSASFLIPHSSSSLASLQPAPDTNRNRNRNRDRNVSCPRSKSRSKSTTSSIFSAVDLKKDVDLVLVNSSEGLVCLRGSGCVYYVCNPLLGEILELPPPPTTTISSIGFSSFGYDPHSNRYKILQFAAHSHHNQFVAELYSVGDKAWTTIRTAFALPTPRPNASFHHSLNGALHWLAQPTTTHLCQLICSFDLHTNEFKWVPPPSYFDAHYIHSLSGITLGVLKGCLCLCFVVPGAARFETWFMRDYGVQRSWSLSFYIDINSYCGLRIPDRHRPIAFADNGDMWLKDDSASDSYSLVSYSPQTGSFKIIHTPHVSSRMQAMPHVLSFVSLNDIVNLSGTHLLLYTSTIKSY; encoded by the exons AGATCATCGCAAGGCTGCCAGCCTCCTCCGTCATCCGCTGCGCCTCCGTCTGCACCTCCTTCAGAGCCCTCGTCTCCGATCCCAGCTTCCGTTCCCTTTATGTCTCCCGTGCACCCACCTCCTTTCTCCTCCTCTCGCATAACAGGCGCCTCCTCTGCCTCCACTCGTGGGGCAGCGCCTCCTTCCTCATCCCTCACTCCTCCTCCTCCCTCGCCTCCTTACAACCTGCACCCGATACAAATCGCAATCGCAATCGCAATCGCGATCGTAACGTTAGCTGTCCAAGGTCAAAGTCAAGGTCAAAGTCAACGACAAGTTCAATCTTCAGTGCAGTGGATTTGAAGAAAGACGTGGATTTAGTTTTAGTGAACTCGAGCGAGGGGCTGGTGTGCTTGCGTGGCAGTGGGTGTGTTTATTATGTGTGCAATCCTCTGTTGGGGGAGATTCTGGAGCTTCCTCCTCCTCCGACAACCACAATCTCATCTATTGGTTTCTCTTCATTTGGTTACGATCCCCACAGCAACCGCTACAAAATCCTTCAATTTGCCGCCCATAGCCACCATAACCAATTTGTGGCCGAATTATACAGCGTGGGGGACAAGGCCTGGACAACAATTCGGACTGCTTTTGCCCTTCCGACTCCGAGGCCCAACGCCTCCTTTCACCACTCACTCAACGGTGCTCTTCATTGGCTCGCTCAACCCACCACCACCCACCTTTGTCAGTTGATATGCTCCTTTGACCTCCACACCAATGAGTTCAAATGGGTGCCGCCCCCCTCCTACTTCGATGCCCACTATATCCACAGCCTCTCTGGCATCACTCTCGGGGTTCTCAAAGGTTGCCTCTGCCTCTGCTTTGTTGTCCCTGGAGCCGCCAGATTCGAGACGTGGTTCATGCGAGACTACGGCGTGCAGCGCTCTTGGAGCCTTTCATTCTACATTGATATCAACTCTTATTGTGGCTTGAGGATCCCGGACCGCCACCGACCTATTGCCTTCGCTGATAATGGTGATATGTGGCTCAAGGATGACTCTGCTTCTGATTCATACTCTCTTGTTTCATATTCCCCACAGACTGGTTCCTTCAAAATCATTCATACTCCCCATGTTTCTTCCAGAATGCAAGCAATGCCCCATGTCTTGAGCTTTGTTTCCCTCAACGACATTGTTAATCTCAGTGGCACACATCTCTTGTTATACACATCAACAATCAAGAGCTACTG A
- the LOC107465635 gene encoding 2-C-methyl-D-erythritol 4-phosphate cytidylyltransferase, chloroplastic isoform X1, whose protein sequence is MAVVQFQATMCLNRPLGSSDGRLCFARPRHFLPQRSSFPNAALQISTSRINASIAKSTVTLCSTQSQSQTPQESSIVKEKSVSVVLLAGGQGKRMGASMPKQYLPLLGQPIALYSFYTFSRMVEVKEIIVVCDPSYKDIFEDANAKVNDKVELKFALPGKERQDSVYNGLQAVDSNSQLVCIHDSARPLVLSEDVKKVLKDGLLNGAAVLGVPVKATIKEANNESFVVRTLDRKTLWEMQTPQIIKPDLLKKGFELVNREGLEVTDDVSIVEHLKHPVYITQGSYTNIKVTTPDDLILAERILNLHSAEKSS, encoded by the exons ATGGCGGTGGTTCAGTTTCAAGCTACTATGTGTCTGAATCGTCCCCTTGGCTCTTCTGATGGGCGTCTATGTTTTGCAAGACCTCGTCATTTCCTTCCCCAGAGGTCCTCCTTCCCAAATGCAG CGCTTCAAATTTCCACTTCAAGGATAAATGCTTCCATTGCTAAATCAACCGTTACTCTCTGCTCTACCCAATCCCAATCCCAAACTCCCCAA GAGTCGTCTATTGTTAAAGAAAAAAGTGTCTCTGTTGTCCTACTCGCTGGAGGCCAGGGGAAGAGGATGGGT GCTAGCATGCCCAAGCAGTATCTTCCACTTCTAGGTCAACCAATTGCACTCTATAG TTTCTACACTTTCTCACGCATGGTTGAAGTGAAAGAAATCATTGTCGTTTGTGATCCTTCATACAAGGACATTTTTGAAG ATGCGAATGCGAAAGTGAATGACAAAGTAGAACTTAAATTTGCACTTCCTGGAAAAGAAAGACAGGATTCTGTCTACAATGGGCTGCAGG CTGTTGATTCAAACTCGCAGCTTGTTTGCATTCATGATTCTGCAAGACCTCTGGTGTTATCAGAAGATGTGAAAAAG GTCCTTAAAGATGGATTGTTGAATGGGGCTGCCGTTCTTGGTGTCCCTGTGAAGGCCACAATCAAAGAg GCAAACAATGAATCATTTGTAGTTCGAACACTGGACAGAAAAACGCTATGGGAGATGCAGACCCCTCAG ATAATCAAGCCCGACTTACTAAAGAAAGGATTTGAGCTTGTAAATAG GGAAGGTCTTGAGGTAACAGATGATGTATCCATTGTAGAACACTTGAAACATCCTGTTTATATCACCCAAGGATCTTATACCAATATCAAG GTGACAACGCCTGACGATTTGATATTAGCTGAGAGAATATTGAATTTACACTCTGCAGAAAAGTCCTCTTAA
- the LOC107466950 gene encoding CBL-interacting serine/threonine-protein kinase 20-like isoform X2, translating to MIVRRVELYEVGRMLGQGNFAKVYHARNLKTGQSVAIKVLNKDMVMKFGMAEQIKREISVMRLVRHPNIVHLYEVMASKTKIYFVMEYVKGGELFDKVSLGRLKEDLARKYFQQLMDAIDLCHSRGVYHRDLKPENLLLDENGNLKVTDFGLSALTESRKSDGLLHTTCGTPAYVAPEVIRKKGYDGAKADIWSCGVILYVLLAGYLPFRDKNLIEMYRKIAKADFKCPQWFPVDAKRLLYRILDPNPITRVTIPRIMESRWFQKGYEHNALSHLPPLSPRWGGDDCSSDVEAAFAFTYSSSSSFSYSGEDDEEVVVPMKLYRFNAFDIIALSSGFDLSGLFEKDNSQKQHAMFITRMPPAVIASKLEEIGQMDNSFKVMRNNGVVRLEKRNTKGTSQLSIDTEIFQVTDSFHVVEINKVLGDSLEYTTFLEHHLKPFLDEIVLAWQGCHNHQ from the coding sequence GTATGAGGTGGGGCGTATGCTTGGGCAAGGAAACTTTGCAAAAGTTTACCATGCAAGGAACCTCAAGACCGGGCAGAGTGTTGCCATCAAAGTCCTTAACAAGGATATGGTGATGAAGTTTGGCATGGCTGAGCAAATCAAGCGTGAAATCTCGGTGATGCGGCTCGTGAGGCACCCCAACATTGTGCATCTCTACGAGGTGATGGCAAGCAAGACCAAGATATACTTTGTGATGGAATATGTCAAAGGTGGTGAGCTTTTTGACAAGGTGTCCCTAGGGAGGTTGAAAGAAGACCTGGCCAGAAAATATTTCCAGCAATTGATGGATGCCATTGATCTTTGCCACAGCAGAGGAGTGTATCACCGCGACCTCAAGCCGGAGAACCTTCTCTTGGACGAAAATGGGAACCTCAAGGTCACAGACTTCGGCTTGAGCGCCTTGACGGAGAGCAGAAAGAGTGACGGCCTTCTTCACACAACTTGTGGAACTCCGGCCTATGTGGCTCCAGAGGTGATTAGGAAGAAAGGCTACGACGGAGCCAAGGCAGATATTTGGTCTTGTGGCGTGATTCTTTATGTTCTGTTGGCTGGATATCTTCCTTTCCGGGATAAGAATCTCATTGAAATGTATAGAAAGATTGCCAAAGCAGATTTCAAGTGCCCTCAATGGTTCCCTGTTGATGCTAAAAGGCTTCTCTACAGGATTCTTGATCCTAATCCAATAACCAGAGTTACTATTCCCAGAATCATGGAGAGTAGATGGTTCCAAAAGGGGTATGAGCACAATGCATTATCCCATCTCCCACCTTTGTCCCCAAGATGGGGTGGTGATGACTGTAGCTCCGATGTTGAGGCTGCATTTGCATTTACctactcctcctcctcctccttctcctacTCAGGAGAAGACGATGAAGAAGTAGTAGTTCCCATGAAGCTGTATCGCTTCAATGCGTTTGATATCATAGCACTTTCCTCAGGGTTTGATCTCTCTGGCTTGTTTGAGAAAGATAACAGTCAGAAACAACATGCAATGTTTATAACAAGAATGCCACCGGCAGTGATTGCATCAAAGCTGGAGGAGATAGGACAGATGGATAATAGTTTCAAGGTGATGAGGAATAATGGAGTTGTTAGGTTggaaaaaagaaatacaaagGGAACCAGCCAACTCAGCATAGATACAGAGATTTTTCAAGTTACAGATTCCTTCCATGTTGTTGAGATCAACAAGGTACTTGGGGACTCATTGGAATACACCACATTCTTGGAGCACCATCTTAAGCCTTTCCTTGATGAAATTGTTTTGGCTTGGCAAGGATGTCACAACCACCAATAa
- the LOC107465635 gene encoding 2-C-methyl-D-erythritol 4-phosphate cytidylyltransferase, chloroplastic isoform X2 — protein sequence MAVVQFQATMCLNRPLGSSDGRLCFARPRHFLPQRSSFPNAALQISTSRINASIAKSTVTLCSTQSQSQTPQESSIVKEKSVSVVLLAGGQGKRMGASMPKQYLPLLGQPIALYSFYTFSRMVEVKEIIVVCDPSYKDIFEDAKVNDKVELKFALPGKERQDSVYNGLQAVDSNSQLVCIHDSARPLVLSEDVKKVLKDGLLNGAAVLGVPVKATIKEANNESFVVRTLDRKTLWEMQTPQIIKPDLLKKGFELVNREGLEVTDDVSIVEHLKHPVYITQGSYTNIKVTTPDDLILAERILNLHSAEKSS from the exons ATGGCGGTGGTTCAGTTTCAAGCTACTATGTGTCTGAATCGTCCCCTTGGCTCTTCTGATGGGCGTCTATGTTTTGCAAGACCTCGTCATTTCCTTCCCCAGAGGTCCTCCTTCCCAAATGCAG CGCTTCAAATTTCCACTTCAAGGATAAATGCTTCCATTGCTAAATCAACCGTTACTCTCTGCTCTACCCAATCCCAATCCCAAACTCCCCAA GAGTCGTCTATTGTTAAAGAAAAAAGTGTCTCTGTTGTCCTACTCGCTGGAGGCCAGGGGAAGAGGATGGGT GCTAGCATGCCCAAGCAGTATCTTCCACTTCTAGGTCAACCAATTGCACTCTATAG TTTCTACACTTTCTCACGCATGGTTGAAGTGAAAGAAATCATTGTCGTTTGTGATCCTTCATACAAGGACATTTTTGAAG ATGCGAAAGTGAATGACAAAGTAGAACTTAAATTTGCACTTCCTGGAAAAGAAAGACAGGATTCTGTCTACAATGGGCTGCAGG CTGTTGATTCAAACTCGCAGCTTGTTTGCATTCATGATTCTGCAAGACCTCTGGTGTTATCAGAAGATGTGAAAAAG GTCCTTAAAGATGGATTGTTGAATGGGGCTGCCGTTCTTGGTGTCCCTGTGAAGGCCACAATCAAAGAg GCAAACAATGAATCATTTGTAGTTCGAACACTGGACAGAAAAACGCTATGGGAGATGCAGACCCCTCAG ATAATCAAGCCCGACTTACTAAAGAAAGGATTTGAGCTTGTAAATAG GGAAGGTCTTGAGGTAACAGATGATGTATCCATTGTAGAACACTTGAAACATCCTGTTTATATCACCCAAGGATCTTATACCAATATCAAG GTGACAACGCCTGACGATTTGATATTAGCTGAGAGAATATTGAATTTACACTCTGCAGAAAAGTCCTCTTAA